The sequence below is a genomic window from Bosea sp. F3-2.
AGACAGAAACGGGTAGATACCCATAAATTGGACCGAGTCATGTCGCAAAACTCAGTTGCCGGGGATCTGCCGGCGCTTCCACGCTTCTTCGCCGGCCGGGGAATCCACTATGGCTGGGTGGTCGCGGCGGTCACCTTCCTGACCATGCTGGTGACGGCCGGGGCGGTTGGCGCGCCTGGCGTGCTGATCGGCCCGCTGCAGCAGGAGTTCGGCTGGTCCACCTCGGATATCTCCTCCGCCTTCGCGATTCGCCTGGTTCTGTTCGGGCTGATCGGGCCATTTGCCGCTGCCTTCATGAACCGCTTCGGCGTCCGGCGCGTCGCCGCCGTCGCCCTGACGCTGATTGCTGCGGGCGTGCTTGGTTCCTTCGTGATGTCGACGGTCTGGCAGCTCATGCTGTTCTGGGGGATCGTGGTCGGGCTCGGCACCGGGTTGACGGCGATGGTGCTGGGCGCGACCGTCGCGACACGCTGGTTCTCGGCGCGGCGCGGGCTGGTGGTCGGCCTGCTCACGGCGAGCACGGCGACGGGTCAGCTCGTCTTCCTGCCCCTGCTCGCCTCGCTGTCGGAGGCGTTCGGCTGGCGCAGTGCGCTCGCCTTCGTGTTGGGCATGCTGCTTCTGGCGGCCGTCGCCGTGCTGATCCTGATGCGTGACCGGCCGTCCGATATCGGGCTTGCGCCCTATGGCGCGACGGCGCCGGCACCGACCGCTTCGGCGGCAGCTCCGCAGACGCTCGGCGCGATGCTGGCTTCGCCTCTGATCGCGCTGAAGGATGCTTCGCGCTCCGGCATCTTCTGGGCGCTGTTCGGCACCTTCTTCGTCTGCGGCGCCAGCACGAACGGGTTGGTACAGACCCATTTCGTTTCGCTCTGCGGCGATTTCGGCATGGCACCGGTGGCCGCAGCCGGGATGCTTGCGATCATCGGCATCTTCGACTTCGCCGGCACGGTCGGCTCCGGCTGGCTGTCCGACCGCTTCGACAGCCGCAAGCTGCTGTTCTGGTATTATGGCCTGCGCGGGCTCTCGCTGATTTACCTGCCCTTCACCAGCTTCAGCTTCTACGAGCTTTCCATTTTCGCGGTGTTCTACGGGCTCGACTGGGTGGCGACCGTCCCGCCAACGGTCAAGCTCGCGGCAGACCGCTTCGGCGAACGCGCCAACCTCGTCTTCGGCTGGATCTTCGCCGGCCACCAGCTGGGCGCGGCCTTCGCAGCCTGGGGCGCGGGCTTCAGTCGCACGGTTTATGCGAGCTATCTGCCGGCCTTCTTCATCGCCGGCGTGCTCTGCCTGATCGCAGCGCTCGCCATCGTTTCGGTGCGCGAGCCGCGCGAGCAGGGGCTCGTCCCGGCGGCTGCATGACTGTTGACGTTGCCATGCCGGCCGGCGCGCATATCTACGGATCATGATCGCGATTCCATTCGACAACTCCTATGCGCGCCTGCCGGAGCGCTTCTACGCCGCGGTCAATCCGACCGCGGTCGCTGCGCCCCGTCTGGTCAAGCTGAACGAGGCATTGGCGCGGCAGCTCGGCCTCGATCCGGACTGGCTGAAGGGGCCGGACGGCCTGGCCATGCTGGCCGGGAACAGCCTCGTCGAAGGGACGACCCCGATCGCGACGGCCTATGCCGGGCATCAGTTCGGCGGGTTCAGCCCGCAGCTCGGCGACGGGCGGGCGATCCTGCTGGGCGAGGTGGTGGACCGCGACGGCCAGCGCCGCGACATCCAGCTCAAGGGAGCTGGGCCGACACCGTTCTCGCGGCGCGGCGACGGACGGGCGGCGCTGGGGCCGGTGCTGCGCGAATACATCATCAGCGAAGCGATGGCCGCGCTCGGCGTGCCGACGACGCGGGCGCTCGCCGCGGTGCTGACCGGCGAAACCGTCCGGCGCGAGACGCTGCTGCCCGGCGCCATCCTGACCCGTATCGCCGCCAGCCATATCCGGATCGGGACGTTTCAGTTCTTTGCCGCCCGCCGCGATGTCGAGGCGCTGCGGCTCCTCGCCGACCACGTCATCGCCCGGCATTACCCGCAAGTGGCGGAGAGTGAGGCACCCTACCTCGCCTTGCTCGAAGCGGTGGTTGCCGCGCAGGCCGATCTCGTCGCGCGCTGGATGCTGATCGGCTTCATCCATGGCGTGATGAACACCGACAATATGTCGATCGCCGGCGAGACGATCGACTATGGCCCCTGCGCCTTCATGGACAACTATGACCCCGCCACGGTCTTCAGCTCGATCGACGAATACGGCCGCTATGCCTATGGCAACCAGCCGCCGATCGCGCTCTGGAACCTGACGCGTTTCGCCGAGGCGCTGCTGCCGCTCCTGGCAGAGGACCAGGAGAAGGCCGTCGCGGTCGCGCAGGACGCGGTCAACCGTTTCAACGAGCTCTTCCAGGCCAGTCTGATCGCTGGCTTCCGCCGCAAGCTCGGCCTTTACATGGAAGCGCCGGACGACGTCCTGCTCATCAAGGCGCTGCTCGATACGATGCAGCGCGGGCAGACGGATTTCACGCTGACCTTCCGGCGGCTCAGCGACGATGCTGTTGGCAATGGCCAGAGTTGCCGCGAGCTCTTCACCAGCCCCGGCGCGTTCGACGAT
It includes:
- a CDS encoding MFS transporter, with translation MSQNSVAGDLPALPRFFAGRGIHYGWVVAAVTFLTMLVTAGAVGAPGVLIGPLQQEFGWSTSDISSAFAIRLVLFGLIGPFAAAFMNRFGVRRVAAVALTLIAAGVLGSFVMSTVWQLMLFWGIVVGLGTGLTAMVLGATVATRWFSARRGLVVGLLTASTATGQLVFLPLLASLSEAFGWRSALAFVLGMLLLAAVAVLILMRDRPSDIGLAPYGATAPAPTASAAAPQTLGAMLASPLIALKDASRSGIFWALFGTFFVCGASTNGLVQTHFVSLCGDFGMAPVAAAGMLAIIGIFDFAGTVGSGWLSDRFDSRKLLFWYYGLRGLSLIYLPFTSFSFYELSIFAVFYGLDWVATVPPTVKLAADRFGERANLVFGWIFAGHQLGAAFAAWGAGFSRTVYASYLPAFFIAGVLCLIAALAIVSVREPREQGLVPAAA
- a CDS encoding protein adenylyltransferase SelO; translated protein: MMIAIPFDNSYARLPERFYAAVNPTAVAAPRLVKLNEALARQLGLDPDWLKGPDGLAMLAGNSLVEGTTPIATAYAGHQFGGFSPQLGDGRAILLGEVVDRDGQRRDIQLKGAGPTPFSRRGDGRAALGPVLREYIISEAMAALGVPTTRALAAVLTGETVRRETLLPGAILTRIAASHIRIGTFQFFAARRDVEALRLLADHVIARHYPQVAESEAPYLALLEAVVAAQADLVARWMLIGFIHGVMNTDNMSIAGETIDYGPCAFMDNYDPATVFSSIDEYGRYAYGNQPPIALWNLTRFAEALLPLLAEDQEKAVAVAQDAVNRFNELFQASLIAGFRRKLGLYMEAPDDVLLIKALLDTMQRGQTDFTLTFRRLSDDAVGNGQSCRELFTSPGAFDDWHGGWQQRLLQESLSAEERQRAMRSVNPLFIPRNHRVEAVIQAAVERDDLAPFEELLAVLAKPYDEQPGREAYTQPPAAHERVLATFCGT